The following DNA comes from Chloroflexota bacterium.
AGCCAGGTGGGCAGGGGCGGATTCGAACCACCGAAGGCTGAGCCAACTGATTTACAGTCAGTCCCCTTTGGCCGCTTGGGTACCTGCCCACGAAACCGTCTTTTTACGAATCACAACCGGCGTGTGCTGCCGCGCCGGCTGTCCTGGAGCCGACGGTGGGACTTGAACCCGCAACCCGCGGTTTACAAAACCGCTGCTCTGCCGATTGAGCTACGTCGGCTCGGAGACGGGGGCAAACCCACCACGTCGGCAAACGCATTATATCCACACTGACCCTAACAGTCAAGTTGGCTTGCATGCTGCATAGCAACGCGCAAGTATATTCACAACTGGCCTTGTGTCAAATTGGGCATGCATGCGACACGTTGCTCGCTGCGCGGCCCCCACCTGCGACGCACCTCCGAGGTGCGTCGCAGGTTTGGCAGGTACGGGAACCTGCCCTACGCTCGCTGGGATCATCCGCGAATAACACAGATTCACATGAAGGGAGAATAGGAGGCACGTAGGGCGGCTTTCCATCGCAGCCGGACCAGGGGGCAGGCGTGGGAACCTGCCCAGCGCTCGCTGGGGTCATCCACGAATAACGCGAATCGGCGCGAAGGGTATCGCGCCCGACGCCGAAGCATCGGGCTGAACGGGCGAAGCCCCTTCGGGGCTTTGTTCTTTCAGCGCGGGGGTTTAGCCCCGCGCGCCAGCCGGACGCGGTTTTCGCGCCCCTTCGTGCCTTCGCGATCCAAACGGCCCATCAGCGCGGAGGAACACGCGGCAAATCTGCGGTTCTCCGCGTGCTCGGCGTCCTCGGCGGTAAAAACCCCAGGCACGCCGCGCATGCTGCACCCCTCACCCTAGCCCACTCCCAGCGGGCGAGGGCACTCTGCGCACCCGCCTTGCCGGCTCCGGCGCTTTGCAATCGGCCGCCACCTGTGGTAAAACAAAACCAACAATCGTGAACCGCCGCTTGTAAGGAGTAAGGACATGCCCGAACGCATCACACCGCGCCTACCCAGAGGAATGCGCGACATCTTGCCGGAGAAGATGATTCTCCGCGACTACGTCATGAACACCATCCGCACCGTGTTTGAGCAATTCGGGTTTGAGCCGCTGCACACGCCCGCCGTGGAACTGGCCGAGACGCTCATGGGCAAGTACGGCCCCGACGCCGAACGCCTCATCTACGACGTGCGCCAGAGGCAGGGGCAGGAGGCACTCGCCCTGCGCTACGACCTCTCGGTGCCGCTGAGCCGCGTCGTCGCCATGAATCCCGACCTGCTGCTCCCCTTCAAGCGTTATCAGATCGCCCCTGTGTGGCGGGCCGAACGGCCCCAGAAGGGCCGCTATCGGGAGTTCTACCAGTGCGACGCCGACATCGTGGGTTCCGCCAGCATGTTGGCCGACGCCGAGATCATCGCGGTCATCTATACCGTCCTGGAGCGGCTCGGCTTCCAGCGCTACACCACGCGTATCAACAACCGTAAGGTGCTCACCGGCATCGGCATCTATTCAGGCGTCGCCGGCGAGGCGCTGGGGCAACTGTATCGCTCCATTGACAAGTTGGACCGCATCGGGATGGACGGCGTCCGCAAGGAACTTCGGGACGCGGGCATCGCCGAAGACGTTATCGCGCGCATGGTGGATCTGCTGGAAATCCGAGGCGACAGCATGGCCATCATCCCCGAGATGATGCAGCGGCTGGAAGGCATAGACATCGCCGCCGAGGGCCTCGCCGAACTGAAGGGCCTGGTGTCGTACCTGGACGCCATGGGCGTGCCCGAAGGCGCCTACCAGATTGACTTCGCCATGGTGCGCGGCCTGGACTACTACACCGGCCCCATCTACGAGACCGTCGTGGAGGAGCCGAAGATCGGCAGCATCACCGGCGGAGGGCGGTACGACCGTCTGATTGAGATGTTCTCCAGCAGGGGCTACCCGGCCACGGGCACCACCATCGGGATTGAGCGCATCATAGACGTGATGGACGAACTCCACATGTTCCCGGCGTCGCTCCGCCGCACGCTGGTGGAGGTGCTGGTGCTCCAGTTTGACCCCGGCCTGCTGGCCGAGACGCTTCGCTTCACCCGCGCCCTGCGCGAACAGGGCCTGCGCGTGGAGTTGTACTTTGAGGCCGACTCGGTGAAGAAGCAATTCCGGTACGCCAGTCGCAAGGGCATCCCGTTCGCCGCGATCCTGGGCCCCGACGAGGCCGCACAGGGGCAGGTTACCATCAAGAACCTGGACCTGGGCAAGCAGCGCACGGTGCCGCAGGCCCAGGCCGCAGACATCATTCGCAATTGGGGCAGGGAAGCGTAACCCGTTGACATGCAGAGGCGGGACGGACCGAATCCCGTCCCGCCAACACGCGCCGTTCGGATACGCGACTTACTTCAGCGTCGTTACCACTTCGCTCATCCCCCTGCGCGGGGTGCGCGGGCCCCCTTCCTTCGCGGGGTAGCCGATGGGCAGAATCGCCACGGGCCGGAGCACCGCGGGAAGCCGCAGCACCGCAGCCGCCTGCTCCTCGTCAAAGGCCCCCACCCAGCACGTTCCAAGTC
Coding sequences within:
- the hisS gene encoding histidine--tRNA ligase gives rise to the protein MPERITPRLPRGMRDILPEKMILRDYVMNTIRTVFEQFGFEPLHTPAVELAETLMGKYGPDAERLIYDVRQRQGQEALALRYDLSVPLSRVVAMNPDLLLPFKRYQIAPVWRAERPQKGRYREFYQCDADIVGSASMLADAEIIAVIYTVLERLGFQRYTTRINNRKVLTGIGIYSGVAGEALGQLYRSIDKLDRIGMDGVRKELRDAGIAEDVIARMVDLLEIRGDSMAIIPEMMQRLEGIDIAAEGLAELKGLVSYLDAMGVPEGAYQIDFAMVRGLDYYTGPIYETVVEEPKIGSITGGGRYDRLIEMFSSRGYPATGTTIGIERIIDVMDELHMFPASLRRTLVEVLVLQFDPGLLAETLRFTRALREQGLRVELYFEADSVKKQFRYASRKGIPFAAILGPDEAAQGQVTIKNLDLGKQRTVPQAQAADIIRNWGREA